The window ATATTGCGCTTGTTCGGCGGCACGTTGTCGATAGAACAACCCCCCAGCAGGATCGAGCCTTGGGTTGGCGCCTCGAAGCCGGCGAGCATCATGAGGGTCGTCGTCTTGCCGGAGCCCGAAGGCCCCAGCATAGTCAGAAACTCACCCCGGGCGATTTCCAGATTGAGATTCTTAACGACTAGCGTCTCGCCGTCATAGGTCTTCTGGACACCGGAAAACTTCACAAACGCATTGCTCGTGTCTGGCATCACCCCTCTTCCCCGTGCGTCCTGGCGCAGCCGCTACTGCGGCGAGCGTCGGTCATCAAACCAGGAGTTTCCTCTTCACGGATTGCAGCACTTGCATACGCAGGCGAAATGGCAGCCAGCCGCCCGCATAAGGCGTGTGCGACTGCCCAAATGCCTCATTGTTTCCTCATCTGCGTTCGACCCGCGACATTGCGGTCGACAGAAGGCTTTTTTTCACGAAGAAAGTTACCCGGCTCAGAGAACTGAATTTCACTGATGTGGCCCATCGGACGACCGAAATTCTGCGCCGAGCTGGGCAAAATCGAAGGATTGTGTTGACGGCATTTTCGGCGGCCCGGGGTGAACCTTAATAAATGTCACGCGAACGTGGGCGGCCCGGGTCTCAAACGAGACGAAGTAGAAAGTAGCGGCGATCGACCGGAGATAACCGCACCATTACGTTCACTTCACGCCCACTTCTACGTCGTGGATTTGGTTCGCTGAGCTCACCAGAAAGCAGATCCAGCGAGGTGTTCACAGTCTGTCAGGCAGCTTTTGAGGCCGGCATCCGAGCCTTCTCGAACTCCAAGCCCAGGCGGTTACCCGACATTGAACGGATACTTTGTGAGAGCGCAAGCATCTTGAGCGACAGAAACCGGCCGAAATGCGTCCGGCGAGAAATTCAGGACAGCATGAGTTGATACGGGCGAGCAGCCAATGATCGCTTCCTGCCGTGCTCATGCACACTTTATAATGCCCTTCTACGCAGATGCCGCAAAATTCGCGGAAATTCTGCGCGAGGATGGCGACGTACGGCGAATTTATTTCGGCGGAATCAGGTAACTGCTCGGAGACGCCGATTAGTCATTGAAATGAAAACGATGGCGATTTGTCATTGAAAATGCCAGAAGACGTGATCCCCTTGGGAGAGAGGTTGTTCCGCTGCGCCCAGGCGGTGCCAGATGCCCCAGCGGTCACCTGCGGGGAAACCACCCTGACGTACGGGCAGCTGGAGGCGCGGACCAATCGAATTGCCCGCGCCCTGGAGAGATTGGGCGTCAAGGTTGGTGATCTAGTCACTATCGGGTTGCCCAATGGGATCGGCTTCATCGAGGCTTGTTGGGGCGTCTGGAAGCTAGGTGCGACGCCGCAACCGGTGTCCTTTCGACTGCCGAAACGCGAGCTGCGCGACATCGTCGATCTCGCCGCATCCTCGGTGGTAATCGCGTTGCCAGGTATGGAGACTGGCCGGCGGTGTGTTACGGTCGACGACTTGCTCGGGCTATCCGACGACGCCCGGCCAGTCGAATCGCGTGCGGCTCCGGTTGCATATGCGGTGACCTCCGGCGGGTCGACCGGCCGACCCAAGTTGGTCCTCTCGGGATCGCGCGGTGTGACATTGGCGGAACCCAATACGCCGACGGTCTGGCGCTTGGGCTCGGGGGACACAGCGCTGATTCCTGCCCCGCTCTATCACGCTGGACCTTTCTGCTTTGCCATGGAGGCAATGCTCTGCAACACTCATCTGGTGCTGATGCCGCGCTTCGATGCCGAGGGGCTACTGGCCGAAATCCAGCGGCACCGCGCGACCTGGGTCTATCTAGTGCCCACCATGATGAGCCGCATCTGGCGGCTCTCGGAAAAGGTGCGGACCGGATATGACATCTCATCGCTAAAGACGCTCTGGCACTTGGCTGCGCCCTGTCCGTCTTGGCTCAAGGAGGCCTTCATCGGCTGGCTGGGGCCTGAGGTGATCATGGAAATGTACAGCGGCAGCGAGAACATAGCTTCTACCATGATCACCGGAAGCGAATGGATACATCGCCGCGGCTCTGTCGGTCGTGTCAAGATAGGCGAGATGAAGGTCTTCAACGCCGAGGGCAATGTTCTGCCGCCGGGCGAGGTGGGTGAGATCTACATGCGGCGACCGAACGACGCGCCGCCTGCATATCGCTATCTCGGCGCGACGGCCCGCGCCCTCCCGGGCGGTTGGGAGAGCCTCGGTGACATCGGCTACTTTGACGCCGATGGCTACCTCTATCTCGCGGACCGGCGCACCGATATGATTCTAGTCGGTGGCGCCAACGTTTATCCGGCCGAGGTCGAGGCGTCGATCGACGAGCATCCCCTAGTACTGTCAAGTGCTGTGGTTGGCCTGCCGCACGAGGGCATGGGCTCGTCCGTCCACGCCATTGTCCAGGCTCGCCCAGGCTTGACTCAAGGGATGCTCCTGGCGCATTTGGCTGAACGGCTCATAACCTATAAACATCCGCGCACGATCGAGTTTGTCGATGAGCCTCTCCGCGATGACGCTGGCAAGGTTCGGCGGACGCAGCTGCGTGACGATCGTATCGCCCGGATGAAGTCGTCAGTTGACCAAACGTAACCGGCCCGTTGAGAGATGAGTTCTGACTTGAGATGAACATCAAGCGCAAGGCGGAGCAACCGTTCCGGAACATCCCACGTCTCACCAGCGGTCAGACCACATCCATTGCGCCGCGGCTGTCCTTGAGGGCGCGGAACGCTCCTTCGGCGGTCGGCGCGCCACCTTTTGCGCCGACGAAGTACGTCGCTTTCGCGCGCGGCCCAAGGTCGAGTAAGTGGATGTGAAGCTGAGACACACGGCGATCGATGCCGCTCAATTCGAGACGAACGAGGCCCCAACTCCATGAAGAAGTTACTTATCGCCAATCGGGCCGAAATCGCGATCCGCATCGCGCGAACCGCTGCCGACCTTGGAATCGAAACCTTCGCGGTATTTGCCGAGGACGATTGCAAATCCTTGCACGTGAAAATGGCGGACGGTGCTGCCAGTCTCGAAAAGCAGGGCGCTGCAGCCTATCTCGATTGGGAGCGCATGCTCGACGTAGCGCTCCAGAATGGCTGTGATTCCGTTCACCCTGGATACGGCTTCCTCAGTGAAAACCCGGCCTTCGCGGCTGCGTGCGAAAAGGCAGGAGTAATCTTCGTGGGGCCGACGGCAGCGACGCTCTCGCTGTTTGGCGACAAGGCTGCCGCGCGGCGCGCAGCGGAAGCCTGCCATGTGCCAGTCCTGCCCGGCGTAAACCGCCCTGTCACCTACCTTGAGGCTCGAGAATTCTTTGAGTCTCTAGGGCCCGGCCGCGCTGTCATGCTCAAAGCCGTCGCGGGCGGCGGCGGGCGTGGGATGCGACCGGTGATGTCGGTGCAAGATCTTTCCAGCGCGATGGAGCGTTGCAGCTCTGAGGCTCTCCGGGCCTTCGGGTCCGGCAATCTCTACATTGAGGAGTTCTTCCCCCGCGCGCGTCACATCGAGGTGCAGATTATCGGTGATGGCCGCGGAGCCGTCGCGCACTTATGGGACCGCGAATGCAGCCTCCAGCGCCAGCGTCAGAAAGTGATGGAGATCGCGCCTGCATTCGGCCTGAAGCCAGGGGTGCGCGAACAAATTTTTGCCGCATCCGTGCAGCTCGCCAAGCACGCGACTTATCGCGGGCTTTGTACGATGGAGTTCCTGGTCGACGCGCAGCCCGGATCCGACAAGTTCGTCTTTATGGAGGCGAACCCCCGGATCCAGGTCGAGCACACCGTGACCGAGCAGGTTTTGGGTCTCGACCTAGTCGCGGCACAGCTCAAGATCGCCGATGGCTCAACTCTGGCCGACCTGCAGTTCTTACAGGAAAAGGTGCCAAGCCCGAGAGGGTTTGCCATCCAGGCGCGGGTCAACATGGAGCGGATGACGCCAGAGGGAACGAGCATTCCGACAGGTGGAGTGATCGATGTTTACGAGCCGCCGAGCGGGCCGGGTGTTCGTGTCGACGGATTCGGCTACGCTGGATATCAGACGAGCGCCCGTTATGACAGCCTCCTAGCAAAGGTGGTGGCGCATGGCCCAGATCTCACGACGGCCATCGCGCGAGCCCGGCGCGCGCTGACCGAGTTCCGGATCCAGGGGGTCACGGTCAACCTTTGCTTCCTCCAAGCGCTTCTGAAGAGCTCCGCCCTCACTGGTGACGAACTTCACACCCGCTACATCGACGAGCAGATCAAGAGCCTAATCGCGGAAACGTCGAGCGGCCGCGATACTTCTCACGACTTTGAATGAGTGGTTGATCCTTGCCGAAGCCGACGTCGGATCTGGATGACTCACAGACATTCGTTTGCCCGATCAGATTGATTATCGTCGCTGCGTCAAGCACGCAACACCGGTGAGTCTCCGGGGCGGGACTGTAGCTACGAGTTTCAGCTTGAAGAACGGCCTGTCCGGCCGGACGATTCCGCTGCGACGCCCTGCCCTTCGACTTTCGCCGGCATGAGGGTAGGAAAAGACTCCGCGAAAACGAACCGCACGCTCCAGCCGCTGAGCAGCAGGGGCAGCACTGAAAACTGTCGGATGGCTCGCTCTGGTGCTGTCAGTCTCGCATTCAACCAGACGAGCGGCCGGGCATGGTCTGGCGTCAAAAACGGCCATGAGTCACCCTCGTTTGCAGAATTTCCCGTCATTTGGACTACCTTTCGCTGCTAATAGGCGTAGCTTCTCACATATCTTTTTGGGCTAAGCGAAAAGCGGAAGAGTGCTTCTTAAATGACCACAGTTCTGATAACAGGCGCGAACCGAGGCATCGGACTTGCGCTCGCGCGCCAATACGCCACTGATCGTGCCGATGTGATTGGCTGCTGCCGTGAGCCGGCAAGGGCCGACGCACTAAAGGATCTCGCGGCCGCGTCCGAAGGTCGCGTGCGGGTCATGCAGCTCGACGTGTCCAACGAGGCTTCTATCGCGTCGCTTGAGCGCGCGCTCAGCTATCAGCCGATCGATATTCTCATCAACAATGCGGGAATCGTGGGTCCGGAAGCCCAGTCGGCCGACAGCATCGACGTCGAAGGCTGGATGACGACATTGCGCGTCAACGCCCTTGCGCCAATACTCATAGCCCAGGCGCTGCGCGATAACTTGAGGCGCGGCTTCGAGAAGAAGCTGGTGGCGATCAGCAGCGATGCCGGGTCTACCAGCATCGACTCTTACGGTGGCAGTGCTCTTGGCCGCAATAGGTATGCCTACCGGGCCTCGAAGGCGGCGCTGAACAACGGCATGCGTGGACTCGCACGCGACTGGGCGAACGACGGCGTGTTAGTAAGGATACTCAATCCCGGTTTCGTGCAGACCGACATGACCGGCGCACGCGCCACTGGCAGTACCGCCTCCATATCTCCCGAAGATAGCGCGCGCGGCATCATTCGACGGATCGCAGAGCTGGCACCGGACACCAGCGGTTCTTTTCTGGACTGCCTGGGCCAGGTGGTTCCGTGGTAATTCTTATCCGCTTCAGCCTGAGCAACCGAGCGTAAGGGCGGCCTCAGGGCCGATCTCGTCGAGACATTGAATGAGAAATGGCCACCGTTACGTATGACACCTTTACGACTACAAGATCTTCATCTGGGATCAGCGAACCGGCGATGGCAAGACCTCCACCTGCGATGGCGTCCGGCGGCTTCGACTTCAACTTGCTAGGTGTCGACTCCCCGCATCGCTGCAAGAATATTAGATTGCGGGTCATCTTACGTGCGTTCGGATTTAGCTCTGATACTAATAAGGTGGAGGGCGCGACCGTCTCCTGGTTGCCCGAGAATACGAGTCAGAAATTACCGGACCTTGCGCGACAGCATCACGCCGATGCTGCCGACGACGCCGAGGCGGCGTTGCGTGGCTTTCAACTACACCGAGTTCTAGGGTTCAGACTCAATTGATCCAATAAGCGACGAGAGCGGCGAGGTGGACGGCGGCCAAGAAGTTTCTGGCAAGTTTGTCGTAGCGAGTAGCAACACGCCTGAAATCCTTGAGCCGGCAGAAACAGCGCTCGATAACATTGCGCCCTTTATAGAGGCGCTTGCTGAAGCTGTGGAGGGTTACCCGGTTGGATTTGTTTGGAATGACGGGTTTCGCGCCGCGATTGACGATTTCGGCGCGAAAGCCGTCGCCATCGTAGCCTTTGTCCCCAATGAGGGAAGACATGGGCGGCGCGAGCTTCAAAAGGGCCGGCCCTGCGGCAATGTCTGCGGCTTGTCCCGGAGTGAGATGAAATGCGCAAGGTTTGCAATCAGGGTCGCTCAGCGCGTGGATTTTCGTGGTCCGCCCACCGCGCGAGCGGCCGATCGCCTGTTCACACTCCCCCCTTTTCCGCCGCTCGCCGAGCGATGCGCTTTGATCGAGGTGGAGTCGATCGACAAAGCCACTCGGTCCTTGCCGCAGCGGGCGAGCGCTTCAAAGATCGCCTGCCAATGTCCGCGCTTAGCCCAGCGATTGAACCGATTGTAGATCGTCGTGTAAGGGCCATAGTCGGACGGGCAATCGCGCCAGCGTGCGCCGCACTGGAGCATGTGAATGATACCGCTGATAATGCGTCGATCGTCTTCGCGCGCCGGGCCGGTCTGGTTCGTTGGCAGATGCGGCTCTATCTGAGCCCACTGCTTGTCGTTGAGCCAGAACAG of the Bradyrhizobium sp. WSM1417 genome contains:
- a CDS encoding AMP-binding protein; translated protein: MPEDVIPLGERLFRCAQAVPDAPAVTCGETTLTYGQLEARTNRIARALERLGVKVGDLVTIGLPNGIGFIEACWGVWKLGATPQPVSFRLPKRELRDIVDLAASSVVIALPGMETGRRCVTVDDLLGLSDDARPVESRAAPVAYAVTSGGSTGRPKLVLSGSRGVTLAEPNTPTVWRLGSGDTALIPAPLYHAGPFCFAMEAMLCNTHLVLMPRFDAEGLLAEIQRHRATWVYLVPTMMSRIWRLSEKVRTGYDISSLKTLWHLAAPCPSWLKEAFIGWLGPEVIMEMYSGSENIASTMITGSEWIHRRGSVGRVKIGEMKVFNAEGNVLPPGEVGEIYMRRPNDAPPAYRYLGATARALPGGWESLGDIGYFDADGYLYLADRRTDMILVGGANVYPAEVEASIDEHPLVLSSAVVGLPHEGMGSSVHAIVQARPGLTQGMLLAHLAERLITYKHPRTIEFVDEPLRDDAGKVRRTQLRDDRIARMKSSVDQT
- a CDS encoding biotin carboxylase N-terminal domain-containing protein; amino-acid sequence: MKKLLIANRAEIAIRIARTAADLGIETFAVFAEDDCKSLHVKMADGAASLEKQGAAAYLDWERMLDVALQNGCDSVHPGYGFLSENPAFAAACEKAGVIFVGPTAATLSLFGDKAAARRAAEACHVPVLPGVNRPVTYLEAREFFESLGPGRAVMLKAVAGGGGRGMRPVMSVQDLSSAMERCSSEALRAFGSGNLYIEEFFPRARHIEVQIIGDGRGAVAHLWDRECSLQRQRQKVMEIAPAFGLKPGVREQIFAASVQLAKHATYRGLCTMEFLVDAQPGSDKFVFMEANPRIQVEHTVTEQVLGLDLVAAQLKIADGSTLADLQFLQEKVPSPRGFAIQARVNMERMTPEGTSIPTGGVIDVYEPPSGPGVRVDGFGYAGYQTSARYDSLLAKVVAHGPDLTTAIARARRALTEFRIQGVTVNLCFLQALLKSSALTGDELHTRYIDEQIKSLIAETSSGRDTSHDFE
- a CDS encoding SDR family oxidoreductase, which gives rise to MTTVLITGANRGIGLALARQYATDRADVIGCCREPARADALKDLAAASEGRVRVMQLDVSNEASIASLERALSYQPIDILINNAGIVGPEAQSADSIDVEGWMTTLRVNALAPILIAQALRDNLRRGFEKKLVAISSDAGSTSIDSYGGSALGRNRYAYRASKAALNNGMRGLARDWANDGVLVRILNPGFVQTDMTGARATGSTASISPEDSARGIIRRIAELAPDTSGSFLDCLGQVVPW